The Agromyces mariniharenae genome includes a window with the following:
- a CDS encoding alpha/beta hydrolase, translating into MTASARPWFDPELEPALAGLPPFFTTLEPDGIAEFRAALASPPPIADVIAGRPVEVSDHVVASADGTEVTVSVLRRTDHEGAGHPGAYLVHGGGMVAGTRWSLGAMLVDLVLEVDAVVAAVEYRLAPDAPDPAPLEDAYAGWAWFTDHADELGFDPARVIIGGPSAGGGLSAGTTLLARDRGGRMPLAQLLMWPMLDDRVATVSAQQVDGVGIWDRTSDVTGWTALLGDRRGTDDVSSYSAPARMADLSGLPPAYLEVGGAEVFRDEVVAYASGIWAAGGSAELHVWPGGFHGFQNVVPDAAVSRTAVATREAWVRRVLG; encoded by the coding sequence ATGACCGCATCCGCCCGCCCGTGGTTCGATCCCGAGCTCGAGCCCGCGCTCGCCGGGCTGCCGCCCTTCTTCACGACGCTCGAGCCCGACGGGATCGCCGAGTTCCGCGCGGCGCTCGCGTCGCCGCCGCCGATCGCGGATGTGATCGCGGGGCGGCCGGTGGAGGTGAGCGACCACGTCGTGGCGAGCGCCGACGGCACGGAGGTCACGGTCTCGGTGCTGCGCCGGACGGACCACGAGGGCGCGGGGCATCCGGGCGCGTACCTCGTGCACGGCGGCGGCATGGTCGCCGGCACGCGGTGGTCGCTCGGCGCCATGCTCGTCGACCTCGTGCTCGAGGTCGACGCCGTCGTGGCGGCCGTGGAGTACCGCCTCGCCCCCGACGCGCCCGACCCGGCTCCGCTCGAGGACGCCTACGCCGGGTGGGCCTGGTTCACCGACCACGCCGACGAGCTCGGCTTCGATCCGGCGCGTGTGATCATCGGCGGGCCGAGCGCGGGCGGCGGGCTCAGCGCGGGCACGACGCTGCTCGCGCGCGACCGGGGCGGGCGGATGCCGCTGGCGCAGCTGCTCATGTGGCCCATGCTCGACGACCGCGTCGCGACGGTCTCGGCGCAGCAGGTCGACGGCGTCGGCATCTGGGATCGCACGAGCGACGTCACCGGCTGGACCGCCCTCCTCGGCGATCGCCGTGGCACCGACGACGTCTCGTCCTACTCGGCTCCTGCGCGAATGGCCGACCTCTCGGGCCTCCCGCCGGCGTACCTCGAGGTGGGCGGCGCCGAGGTGTTCCGCGACGAGGTCGTCGCCTATGCGAGCGGCATCTGGGCCGCGGGCGGCAGCGCGGAGCTGCACGTGTGGCCAGGCGGCTTCCACGGGTTCCAGAACGTGGTGCCCGACGCCGCCGTCTCGCGCACCGCGGTCGCGACGCGCGAGGCGTGGGTGCGTCGGGTCCTCGGCTGA
- a CDS encoding FAD-dependent oxidoreductase → MITVDELRGIRIFAPLPQEVLEYLAASVEDIHLVPGEYFAHEGDERALFVVVEGGAEITKVVNGEERVIGVRMPGRFFGEVPMTLSTPFPASGRAAGASRILKLDVTAFYTLAAMAPSIPARVAELARRYLDSLQELAAEQPETDLRLIGPRLDAGTHQVATFLTRNQVAFERVTLDAPVPGQAYPILERADGSRFVAPSMRDVAVAAGLDVEPAAREYDVVILGAGPAGLTAAVNGAAEGLRTVVIESLAPGGQAGTSTRIENYTGFPFGISGDELASRALKQAKRLGAEIVVTRTVAAIRPHGDLHEVVLDGGETLRAPVVIAATGVEWRTLPVPAVDRFLGNGVYYGAARSDSAIAKAVDVAIIGAGNSAGQAAVFFSRHARSVTMLVRGPSLEASMSRYLIDQIAGNAGIRVETRSEVVDLHGERTLDGVDVIDRTTGTVSRRDFTVVFVMIGADAVTNWLPHDIARDQHGFILTGADAAATAEWTADRRPFALETSTPGIFAVGDVRSGSVKRVAAGVGEGGMAIAFVHQYLALRTEATA, encoded by the coding sequence ATGATCACCGTCGACGAGCTCCGCGGCATCCGCATCTTCGCACCGCTGCCGCAGGAGGTGCTCGAGTACCTCGCGGCCTCGGTCGAGGACATCCACCTCGTGCCGGGGGAGTACTTCGCGCACGAGGGCGACGAGCGCGCGCTGTTCGTCGTGGTCGAGGGCGGCGCCGAGATCACGAAGGTGGTGAACGGCGAGGAGCGCGTGATCGGCGTGCGGATGCCCGGTCGCTTCTTCGGCGAGGTGCCGATGACGCTCAGCACTCCGTTCCCGGCGTCGGGGCGCGCGGCCGGGGCATCCCGCATCCTGAAGCTCGACGTGACGGCGTTCTACACGCTGGCGGCGATGGCGCCGTCCATCCCGGCGCGCGTCGCGGAGCTCGCGCGCCGCTACCTCGACTCGCTGCAGGAGCTCGCCGCCGAACAGCCCGAGACCGACCTGCGGCTCATCGGCCCTCGGCTCGACGCGGGGACGCACCAGGTCGCCACGTTCCTGACGCGCAACCAGGTGGCGTTCGAGCGGGTGACCCTCGACGCTCCCGTCCCGGGTCAGGCGTACCCGATCCTGGAGCGCGCCGACGGCTCGCGGTTCGTCGCGCCGTCGATGCGCGACGTGGCGGTCGCTGCGGGGCTCGACGTCGAGCCGGCGGCGAGGGAGTACGACGTCGTCATCCTCGGCGCCGGCCCGGCCGGGCTCACCGCGGCGGTCAACGGCGCGGCCGAGGGCCTGCGCACCGTGGTCATCGAGTCGCTCGCGCCCGGCGGACAGGCCGGCACGTCGACGCGCATCGAGAATTACACCGGCTTCCCGTTCGGCATCTCGGGCGACGAGCTCGCCAGCCGCGCCCTGAAGCAGGCGAAGCGGCTCGGCGCCGAGATCGTCGTGACCCGCACCGTCGCGGCGATCCGCCCGCACGGCGACCTGCACGAGGTCGTGCTCGACGGCGGCGAGACCCTGCGCGCGCCCGTCGTCATCGCTGCGACCGGCGTCGAGTGGCGCACCCTGCCCGTGCCCGCGGTCGATCGATTCCTCGGCAACGGCGTCTACTACGGGGCGGCCCGCAGCGACTCGGCCATCGCCAAGGCCGTGGACGTCGCCATCATCGGGGCGGGCAACTCGGCCGGCCAGGCCGCGGTCTTCTTCTCGCGGCACGCCCGGTCGGTCACGATGCTCGTGCGCGGGCCGTCGCTCGAGGCGAGCATGTCGCGGTACCTCATCGACCAGATCGCCGGCAACGCGGGCATCCGCGTCGAGACCCGCAGCGAGGTCGTCGACCTGCACGGCGAACGCACCCTCGATGGGGTCGACGTCATCGATCGGACCACCGGCACCGTCTCGCGGCGGGACTTCACCGTGGTGTTCGTGATGATCGGCGCCGACGCCGTCACGAACTGGCTGCCGCACGACATCGCCCGCGACCAGCACGGCTTCATCCTCACCGGCGCGGATGCCGCGGCCACCGCGGAGTGGACCGCCGACCGTCGTCCGTTCGCACTCGAGACGAGCACGCCCGGGATCTTCGCGGTGGGCGACGTGCGCTCGGGCTCGGTGAAGCGAGTCGCCGCCGGCGTCGGCGAGGGCGGCATGGCGATCGCGTTCGTGCACCAGTACCTCGCGCTGCGCACCGAGGCAACCGCATGA
- a CDS encoding AraC family transcriptional regulator, producing MERREGFANQRLTVVPRPAVAEALTRPVTRRLVVTDAGWFPRAYRHLRIRPGGAEEAIVIVCVAGGGWVDVAGTRVRVTPSTAVLIPPRVPHSYGADDDEPWTIWWCHVRGSDLADLWSAIGVDADRPLVSLRAVDRVTVLLDEIVSALERDQSPARLLATAGIAWRLMTQLAVDRRLPEQGEPLERAMRYLEERVDGAIRVSDLARLVGVSTSHLGALFREATGGGVLAYHTGLKMARARRLLDTTDLHVSEVGREVGYADPFYFSRQFSRVHGMSPSDYRVQRKG from the coding sequence ATGGAACGCCGAGAAGGGTTCGCGAACCAGCGGCTGACCGTCGTCCCGCGTCCGGCGGTCGCCGAGGCCCTGACTCGCCCGGTGACCCGTCGGCTCGTGGTCACGGATGCCGGATGGTTCCCGCGCGCCTACCGGCATCTCCGCATCCGACCCGGTGGTGCCGAGGAGGCCATCGTCATCGTGTGCGTCGCCGGCGGTGGCTGGGTCGACGTCGCCGGGACCCGGGTCCGGGTCACCCCGTCGACCGCCGTGCTCATCCCGCCGCGCGTGCCGCACTCCTACGGTGCCGATGACGACGAGCCATGGACGATCTGGTGGTGCCACGTGCGTGGCAGCGACCTCGCCGACCTCTGGAGTGCGATCGGCGTCGACGCCGACCGGCCGCTCGTCTCGCTACGCGCCGTCGACCGGGTGACCGTGCTCCTCGACGAGATCGTGTCGGCGCTCGAGCGCGACCAGTCCCCGGCGCGACTCCTCGCCACGGCGGGCATCGCGTGGCGACTGATGACGCAGCTCGCCGTCGATCGCCGGCTCCCCGAGCAGGGGGAGCCGCTCGAACGGGCGATGCGCTACCTCGAGGAGCGCGTCGACGGCGCCATCCGGGTGTCCGACCTCGCACGGCTCGTCGGCGTCTCGACCTCGCACCTCGGCGCCCTCTTCCGGGAGGCCACGGGCGGGGGCGTGCTCGCATACCACACGGGGCTCAAGATGGCGCGGGCGCGACGGCTCCTCGACACCACCGACCTGCACGTCTCCGAGGTCGGCCGCGAGGTCGGCTACGCCGATCCGTTCTACTTCTCGCGGCAGTTCAGCCGGGTGCACGGCATGAGTCCCAGCGACTACCGCGTGCAGCGCAAGGGCTGA
- a CDS encoding carbohydrate ABC transporter permease: MVTTEAPARPGTRPPRASVSAPGARAPRTPRPGGVAGAVLVNAALVVASVYFLLPIAWVLIAATKSPGDLYSTFGLWFSDSPQAWENLVALFTQDGGAFSIWILNSILYSGVGALVATVISAGAGYAFAKYDFPAKEALFWTILGGVLVPATVIALPLYFLLNAVGLTGSYWSVLLPCMVSPFGVYLARIHANASVPDEVIEAARIDGAGDLRIFGSIATRMMTPAIVTIFLFQFVTIWNNYLLPLVMLNDPKRFPITLGLTLWNSQTQRDPAFTTLVVTGSAVSVILLVVLMVSLQRFWKADLTAGATKG; this comes from the coding sequence ATGGTGACGACCGAAGCGCCCGCCCGGCCCGGGACGCGACCCCCTCGCGCGAGCGTCTCCGCACCGGGCGCGCGCGCCCCGCGCACGCCCCGTCCGGGCGGCGTCGCCGGCGCCGTGCTCGTCAACGCGGCCCTCGTCGTGGCCTCGGTCTACTTCCTGCTGCCCATCGCCTGGGTGCTCATTGCAGCGACCAAGTCGCCCGGCGACCTGTACTCGACGTTCGGCCTCTGGTTCTCCGACAGTCCGCAGGCGTGGGAGAACCTGGTCGCCCTGTTCACGCAGGACGGCGGCGCGTTCTCGATCTGGATCCTGAACAGCATCCTGTACTCCGGAGTGGGAGCGCTCGTCGCGACGGTCATCTCCGCGGGTGCGGGGTACGCGTTCGCCAAGTACGACTTCCCGGCCAAGGAGGCCCTGTTCTGGACGATCCTCGGCGGGGTGCTCGTGCCCGCCACCGTGATCGCGCTGCCGCTCTACTTCCTGCTGAACGCGGTCGGCCTCACGGGCTCGTACTGGAGCGTGCTGCTGCCCTGCATGGTCAGTCCGTTCGGCGTGTACCTCGCGCGCATCCACGCGAACGCGTCGGTGCCCGACGAGGTGATCGAGGCGGCGCGCATCGACGGAGCCGGCGACCTGCGCATCTTCGGCTCGATCGCGACCCGCATGATGACACCCGCGATCGTGACGATCTTCCTGTTCCAGTTCGTGACGATCTGGAACAACTACCTGCTGCCGCTCGTCATGCTCAACGACCCGAAGCGGTTCCCGATCACGCTCGGCCTGACGCTCTGGAACTCGCAGACGCAGCGCGATCCGGCGTTCACGACGCTGGTGGTGACCGGCTCGGCCGTCTCGGTGATCCTGCTCGTCGTGCTCATGGTGTCGCTCCAGCGCTTCTGGAAGGCCGACCTCACGGCGGGGGCCACCAAGGGCTGA
- a CDS encoding carbohydrate ABC transporter permease gives MTASTLTPVRRSRSRPPAALWVLLVPFLVMFALFFVAPIVFAVVDSLFAQKSSGLGLTAPTREFVFMDNYVAALSSPAFLASLGRLVAFSAIEVPLMVVTALALALLLGAAAARFPRLFRVTYFMPYGVPGVIAALLWGFLYIPATSPVLQLLGAVGIHANPLSSDAVLFAIANIALWGFAGYNMLILIAALDAIPSDLYEAARLDGAGEWRVIWHIKLPLIRPSIVLITLFTIIGTLQLFVEPLVLRPLTTAISSDYTPNLAAYNQAFTQGNPNLAAAMAVIVALLAFAFSALFLRIVNRKGNRAW, from the coding sequence GTGACCGCCAGCACGCTCACCCCCGTTCGACGCAGCAGATCGCGCCCGCCTGCCGCGCTGTGGGTGCTGCTCGTGCCGTTCCTCGTCATGTTCGCGCTGTTCTTCGTCGCCCCGATCGTCTTCGCCGTCGTGGACAGCCTCTTCGCGCAGAAGTCGAGCGGACTCGGGCTCACCGCTCCCACCCGCGAGTTCGTGTTCATGGACAACTACGTCGCGGCGCTCTCGAGCCCCGCGTTCCTCGCGAGCCTCGGCCGGCTCGTCGCGTTCTCGGCCATCGAGGTGCCGTTGATGGTGGTCACCGCCCTCGCCCTCGCACTCCTGCTCGGAGCCGCCGCCGCCCGATTCCCCCGCCTCTTCCGGGTCACCTACTTCATGCCCTACGGCGTTCCCGGCGTGATCGCGGCGCTGCTCTGGGGCTTCCTCTACATCCCCGCGACGAGCCCGGTGCTCCAGCTCCTCGGAGCGGTGGGGATCCACGCGAACCCGCTGTCGAGCGACGCCGTGCTGTTCGCCATCGCGAACATCGCGCTCTGGGGATTCGCGGGCTACAACATGCTCATCCTCATCGCGGCGCTCGACGCGATCCCGTCCGACCTCTACGAAGCGGCCCGCCTCGACGGCGCCGGGGAATGGCGCGTGATCTGGCACATCAAGCTGCCGCTCATCCGACCGTCGATCGTGCTCATCACGCTGTTCACGATCATCGGCACCCTCCAGCTGTTCGTCGAGCCGCTGGTGCTGCGCCCGCTCACGACCGCGATCAGCTCCGATTACACGCCGAACCTCGCCGCCTACAACCAGGCGTTCACGCAGGGGAACCCGAACCTCGCGGCCGCGATGGCGGTCATCGTGGCGCTGCTCGCGTTCGCGTTCTCGGCCCTGTTCCTGCGCATCGTCAACCGGAAGGGGAACCGCGCATGGTGA
- a CDS encoding ABC transporter substrate-binding protein has product MPQRAHRRLRTSAILAGAVVATLALASCSSGETPSADGPVELTFQSWVPNIDQAVDAFNEAHDDIHVTLETITAGPDGGYAKMLSAVQAGDPADVAQVGYDAVPDFLVNDALEDITEYVADDADRFTEWQWETGVFDDRVYSIPQASGPLGQFYRKDIFDSLGLAAPTTWEEYYAAAKAIRASDPNRYIAAFAFNQAPWLIGLSQQGGGEWFSTEGDAWNVAIDDEATLEVAEFWQRLIDEDLVKIEADFSSEWNADIQNGNVASWISGSWADAIVRGTAPDTAGSWAVAPMPQWSDGETVSATWAGGSANVVLKGSKHPEEAAEFALWLNSEPESVSILTSVGAGWPAITDLESIPSLQDDPEVFAFYGGQDIWDVFAESDAAVAATWKWPPLSQTLFASLTDNVKAAVEAGTPLTEAYVATQADFVAALEDKGISVAE; this is encoded by the coding sequence ATGCCACAGCGTGCCCACCGGCGCCTCCGGACCTCCGCGATCCTCGCGGGTGCCGTCGTCGCCACCCTCGCCCTCGCCTCGTGCTCGAGCGGCGAGACCCCCTCTGCGGACGGACCCGTGGAGCTCACCTTCCAGTCCTGGGTCCCGAACATCGACCAGGCCGTCGACGCCTTCAACGAGGCCCACGACGACATCCACGTCACGCTCGAGACGATCACCGCGGGCCCCGACGGCGGCTACGCGAAGATGCTCTCGGCCGTGCAGGCGGGTGATCCCGCGGATGTCGCGCAGGTCGGCTACGACGCCGTCCCCGACTTCCTCGTGAACGACGCACTCGAGGACATCACCGAGTACGTCGCCGACGACGCCGACCGCTTCACCGAGTGGCAGTGGGAGACGGGCGTGTTCGACGACCGGGTCTACTCGATCCCGCAGGCGTCGGGACCGCTCGGCCAGTTCTACCGCAAGGACATCTTCGACTCGCTCGGCCTCGCCGCGCCCACCACGTGGGAGGAGTACTACGCGGCGGCGAAGGCCATCCGCGCCTCCGATCCCAACCGCTACATCGCGGCGTTCGCGTTCAACCAGGCCCCGTGGCTCATCGGCCTCTCCCAGCAGGGCGGCGGCGAGTGGTTCTCGACCGAGGGTGACGCGTGGAACGTCGCCATCGACGACGAGGCGACGCTCGAGGTCGCCGAGTTCTGGCAGCGACTCATCGACGAGGACCTCGTGAAGATCGAGGCCGATTTCTCGAGCGAGTGGAACGCCGACATCCAGAACGGCAACGTCGCCTCGTGGATCTCGGGCTCGTGGGCCGACGCGATCGTGCGCGGCACGGCTCCCGACACCGCGGGCAGCTGGGCCGTCGCCCCGATGCCGCAGTGGTCCGACGGCGAGACCGTGTCCGCCACCTGGGCCGGCGGCTCGGCGAACGTCGTGCTCAAGGGCTCGAAGCACCCGGAGGAGGCGGCCGAGTTCGCGCTCTGGCTGAACAGCGAGCCAGAGAGCGTGAGCATCCTCACGAGCGTCGGCGCCGGATGGCCCGCGATCACCGACCTCGAGTCCATCCCCAGCCTGCAGGACGACCCCGAGGTCTTCGCCTTCTATGGGGGCCAGGACATCTGGGACGTGTTCGCCGAGTCGGATGCCGCGGTCGCCGCGACCTGGAAGTGGCCCCCGCTCTCGCAGACGCTGTTCGCCTCGCTCACCGACAACGTGAAGGCGGCCGTCGAGGCCGGCACGCCGCTCACCGAGGCGTACGTCGCGACGCAGGCGGACTTCGTCGCCGCACTCGAGGACAAGGGCATCTCGGTCGCCGAGTGA
- a CDS encoding beta-galactosidase gives MHYGADYNPDQWPEDIWPDDVARMREAGVTMVSLGIFSWSRIQPREGEFDFDWLDRVIDLLHEGGIAVDLATATASPPPWATAAYPEMLPQDENGATYWPGSRQQFAPSSPVYRRLAGELVAALAGRYAQHPAVVMWHVNNEYGCHLNMDFSDAARDAFRRWLAARYGTIDALNAAWGTNFWSQRYASFEEVFPPRKAPYSPNPTQMLDYRRFTSDMLLECYLMERDLIRAAGATQPITTNFMGPFKPADYAKWAEHVDLVSDDAYPDPNDPESFRAAAFQRDLVRSLKPEVPWILMEQATNAVNWRPWNAPKAPGQMAALSAQAIGRGADGILFFQWRQSRSGAEKFHSALLPHAGTDTRTWREVVALGEQLAALPALPAGPRDARVALVFDWENWWAVEGTDHPQNALDYLAVVQRWYRALHRRHVQVDLIAPERVDHRYALAIAPLAYLLRDEGAAALRTFVEGGGHLLAGPFTDVVDADDRFRDGGFLTQLGPLLGVRLEDFGALVPTDAAPDAPGEREARFAGSGLAGGAELVGTLVAEELHLIEGADAAVEAAFTSGRLAGHPALTRRAGGRGIARYLGTVPDEDGVQSVVDHVLADAGVAPVVAGLPEHVEGARRGDLVTVINHGGDPVDVPVAGVDAITGERVDGVRLDAWDWALVLER, from the coding sequence GTGCACTACGGCGCCGACTACAACCCCGACCAGTGGCCAGAGGACATCTGGCCCGACGACGTCGCGCGCATGCGCGAGGCGGGCGTCACGATGGTGAGCCTCGGCATCTTCTCGTGGTCGCGCATCCAGCCGCGCGAGGGGGAGTTCGACTTCGACTGGCTCGACCGCGTGATCGACCTGCTGCACGAGGGCGGCATCGCGGTCGACCTTGCGACGGCCACCGCGTCGCCGCCGCCGTGGGCGACGGCCGCCTATCCCGAGATGCTGCCGCAGGACGAGAACGGCGCCACGTACTGGCCGGGCAGCCGGCAGCAGTTCGCGCCCTCGTCGCCCGTCTACCGGCGGCTCGCCGGCGAGCTCGTGGCCGCACTCGCGGGGCGGTACGCGCAGCATCCGGCCGTCGTCATGTGGCACGTGAACAACGAGTACGGCTGTCACCTGAACATGGACTTCTCGGATGCCGCGCGCGACGCGTTCCGGCGCTGGCTGGCCGCCCGCTACGGCACGATCGACGCGCTCAACGCGGCCTGGGGCACGAACTTCTGGTCGCAGCGCTACGCGTCGTTCGAGGAGGTGTTCCCGCCGCGCAAGGCGCCCTACAGCCCGAACCCGACGCAGATGCTCGACTACCGCCGGTTCACGAGCGACATGCTGCTCGAGTGCTACCTCATGGAGCGCGACCTCATCCGCGCGGCGGGCGCGACCCAGCCGATCACCACGAACTTCATGGGCCCGTTCAAGCCCGCCGACTACGCGAAGTGGGCCGAGCACGTCGACCTCGTGAGCGACGACGCCTACCCCGACCCCAACGACCCCGAGTCGTTCCGCGCCGCGGCGTTCCAGCGCGACCTCGTGCGCTCGCTGAAGCCCGAGGTGCCGTGGATCCTCATGGAGCAGGCGACCAATGCGGTGAACTGGCGCCCGTGGAACGCCCCGAAGGCGCCCGGCCAGATGGCGGCGCTCAGCGCGCAGGCGATCGGCCGCGGTGCCGACGGCATCCTGTTCTTCCAGTGGCGGCAGTCGCGCTCGGGCGCCGAGAAGTTCCACTCGGCGCTGCTGCCGCACGCCGGCACCGATACGCGCACGTGGCGCGAGGTGGTCGCGCTCGGCGAGCAGCTGGCTGCCCTGCCGGCCCTGCCCGCCGGACCCCGCGACGCCCGCGTGGCCCTCGTGTTCGACTGGGAGAACTGGTGGGCCGTGGAGGGCACCGACCACCCGCAGAACGCGCTCGACTACCTCGCCGTCGTGCAGCGCTGGTATCGCGCGCTGCACCGCCGCCACGTGCAGGTCGATCTCATCGCGCCCGAGCGGGTCGACCACCGGTACGCGCTCGCGATCGCTCCGCTCGCCTACCTGCTGCGCGACGAGGGCGCCGCGGCGCTTCGCACGTTCGTCGAGGGCGGCGGCCACCTGCTCGCCGGCCCGTTCACCGACGTGGTCGACGCCGACGACCGGTTCCGCGACGGCGGGTTCCTCACGCAGCTGGGGCCGCTCCTCGGCGTGCGCCTCGAGGACTTCGGTGCGCTCGTCCCGACGGATGCCGCGCCCGACGCCCCGGGCGAGCGGGAGGCGCGCTTCGCCGGCTCCGGGCTCGCGGGCGGCGCCGAGCTCGTCGGCACGCTCGTCGCCGAGGAGCTGCACCTGATCGAGGGAGCGGATGCGGCGGTCGAGGCCGCCTTCACGAGCGGACGCCTGGCGGGGCATCCGGCGCTCACCCGGCGCGCCGGCGGCCGCGGCATCGCGCGCTACCTCGGCACGGTCCCCGACGAGGACGGCGTGCAGTCCGTGGTCGACCACGTGCTCGCCGACGCCGGCGTGGCGCCGGTCGTCGCCGGACTGCCCGAGCACGTCGAGGGAGCGCGACGCGGCGACCTCGTCACGGTGATCAACCACGGCGGCGACCCGGTCGACGTGCCCGTCGCGGGCGTCGACGCGATCACGGGCGAGCGGGTCGACGGCGTGCGCCTCGACGCGTGGGACTGGGCGCTGGTGCTCGAACGATGA